The Parus major isolate Abel chromosome 5, Parus_major1.1, whole genome shotgun sequence genome contains a region encoding:
- the NDUFS8 gene encoding LOW QUALITY PROTEIN: NADH dehydrogenase [ubiquinone] iron-sulfur protein 8, mitochondrial (The sequence of the model RefSeq protein was modified relative to this genomic sequence to represent the inferred CDS: deleted 1 base in 1 codon), whose protein sequence is MRSARGGGQGSGRRRALGAGEVERGARGARGCDRPRWRVVAAQSRLGQRGRPGHCATLGPLPLPRDTQRLSGGLGVTGGIGPAGGSGPAMAALRLLYRAVRAGPPAPLGSLRPLSTSTPRDCYKYVNIQEPAMDMRSITDRAAQTLLWTELIRGLAMTLSYLFREPATINYPFEKGPLSPRFRGEHALRRYPSGEERCIACKLCEAVCPAQAITIEAEPRADGSRRTTRYDIDMTKCIYCGFCQEACPVDAIVEGPNFEFSTETHEELLYNKEKLLNNGDKWEAEIAANIQADYLYR, encoded by the exons ATGCGCAGTGCCCGCGGGGGCGGCCAGGGGTCAGGACGGCGGAGGGCGCTCGGGGCAGGTGAGGTGGAAAGGGGGGCCCGG GGGGCCCGGGGCTGTGATCGCCCCCGGTGGCGTGTGGTGGCCGCCCAATCCCGCTTGGGACAGAGGGGGCGGCCCGGACACTGCGCTACCCTCGGCCCGCTCCCTCTCCCAAGGGACACGCAGAGGCTGAGCGGGGGTTTGGGGGTGACAGGAGGGATCGGTCCCGCCGGGGGCTCAG GACCGGCCATGGCAGCGCTGCGACTGCTGTACCGGGCTGTCCGTGCAG GCCCCCCGGCCCCACTGGGCTCCCTGCGCCCGCTcagcaccagcacccccagggacTGTTACA AGTACGTCAACATCCAGGAGCCGGCCATGGACATGCGATCCATCACTGACCGCGCCGCCCAGACCCTGCTCTGGACCGAGCTCATCCGAG GCCTGGCCATGACCCTGAGCTACCTTTTCCGTGAGCCGGCCACCATCAATTACCCGTTTGAGAAGGGCCCGCTGAGCCCGCGGTTCCGCGGGGAGCACGCGCTGCGCCGGTACCCGTCCGGGGAGGAGCGCTGCATCGCCTGCAAGCTCTGTGAGGCCGTGTGCCCAGCACAG GCCATCACCATCGAGGCTGAACCCCGTGCCGACGGCAGCCGTCGCACCACCCGCTACGACATCGACATGACCAAGTGCATCTACTGCGGGTTCTGCCAGGAGGCCTGTCCTGTGGACGCCATCGTGGAG GGCCCCAACTTCGAGTTCTCGACGGAGACGCACGAGGAGCTGCTCTACAACAAAGAGAAGCTGCTCAACAACGGCGACAAGTGGGAGGCCGAGATCGCGGCCAATATCCAGGCCGATTACCTGTACCGGTGA